A genomic window from Sulfurimonas paralvinellae includes:
- a CDS encoding DUF523 domain-containing protein, which produces MSSAKKKAIISACILGEYCRYDGKTKKIHDVVEAYKDYEIIPFCPEAPLFGTPRERINVVDVDGKERIITDETNRDVTELLREEIESFCKMHPQADAIVLKSKSPSCGYGTTPILDSEKNILRYGNGIAATILEEKYKDVTIKDELL; this is translated from the coding sequence TTGTCATCTGCTAAGAAAAAGGCCATTATCTCTGCTTGCATCTTAGGAGAGTATTGCCGTTATGATGGGAAAACGAAAAAGATTCATGATGTAGTAGAAGCCTATAAAGATTATGAAATTATTCCTTTCTGCCCTGAGGCTCCTCTTTTTGGAACGCCGCGTGAGCGCATCAACGTTGTTGACGTGGATGGTAAAGAACGTATTATTACTGATGAGACAAATAGAGATGTGACCGAGCTGCTGCGTGAGGAGATAGAGAGCTTTTGTAAAATGCATCCTCAGGCAGATGCCATAGTACTCAAGTCAAAATCACCTTCATGCGGTTATGGAACAACACCGATTTTAGACAGTGAAAAAAATATTTTGCGTTATGGTAATGGCATAGCGGCAACGATACTGGAAGAAAAGTATAAAGATGTTACCATAAAAGATGAGCTTCTTTAA
- a CDS encoding aldehyde dehydrogenase family protein: protein MDAKIFFGSDPVTKEELSERRSPFNGEVVSRAPVCSEEDAKKALDIAKDAAKFAKKSTLAQRCAWILDVAQKLRENKEEMAKTITDEVGKPITFARIEVERCIETLTLSAETMRTMHGETINTDAMPSGKKTMAFFRREPVGVVVAITPFNFPLNLVAHKLGPALVAGNAVVLKPTPEAPLTAYKFAKLFIENDYAVPDALSVVYGDAEVGSALITSDIPRVISFTGSVPVGNIITKNAGIKKVGLELGGNAATFIEKSADLAEAATKCVLGAFVNSGQVCISLQRIYVEADIYDEFAELMAAATKRLKVGNPYDDETFMGPLIDDEACARAMGWVESAIEEGAIPLLVPHVEGRVFHPCVMANVRDDMAIVCEEVFAPIVSLVKVESFDDAIERMNDSPYGLQFSVFTNDLNLANRAIDELDAGGIVINDMPTLRFDIQPYGGVKLSGVGREGPKFAIEEMTEIKSVVIC from the coding sequence ATGGATGCAAAAATATTTTTTGGTTCAGATCCGGTAACAAAAGAGGAACTGAGCGAGAGAAGGTCGCCATTTAACGGTGAAGTAGTCTCTCGTGCTCCAGTATGCAGCGAAGAAGATGCGAAAAAAGCACTTGACATTGCAAAGGACGCGGCAAAATTCGCCAAAAAATCAACACTTGCACAACGTTGTGCATGGATACTAGATGTAGCACAGAAGCTGCGTGAGAACAAAGAAGAGATGGCTAAGACCATTACCGATGAGGTTGGTAAGCCTATCACTTTTGCACGTATTGAGGTCGAGCGCTGCATCGAGACATTGACGCTCTCTGCTGAGACGATGCGTACGATGCATGGCGAGACGATCAATACGGACGCGATGCCTTCTGGTAAGAAAACGATGGCTTTTTTCCGTCGTGAACCGGTAGGTGTTGTTGTTGCCATTACCCCTTTTAACTTTCCATTGAATCTTGTTGCTCATAAACTCGGACCTGCCCTTGTTGCGGGAAATGCCGTTGTTCTCAAACCAACTCCGGAAGCACCGCTGACGGCTTATAAATTTGCCAAGCTCTTTATTGAAAATGATTATGCCGTGCCGGATGCACTGAGTGTCGTTTATGGTGATGCAGAGGTTGGTAGTGCTTTGATTACTTCTGATATTCCTCGCGTTATCTCATTTACGGGCAGTGTTCCAGTTGGGAATATCATCACAAAAAATGCAGGCATTAAAAAAGTAGGTTTGGAACTCGGCGGGAATGCAGCTACTTTCATAGAAAAATCGGCTGATCTGGCAGAGGCGGCAACGAAGTGTGTTCTTGGCGCTTTTGTCAATTCAGGACAGGTTTGCATCTCGCTGCAGCGTATTTATGTTGAAGCAGATATCTATGATGAGTTTGCCGAATTGATGGCAGCAGCAACAAAGCGACTCAAAGTCGGCAATCCCTATGATGATGAAACCTTTATGGGGCCGCTTATAGATGATGAAGCCTGCGCACGTGCCATGGGATGGGTTGAGTCTGCCATAGAAGAAGGGGCTATTCCTCTGCTTGTGCCGCATGTAGAGGGAAGAGTGTTCCATCCGTGCGTGATGGCAAATGTGCGTGATGATATGGCAATAGTCTGTGAAGAGGTCTTTGCACCGATTGTCTCACTTGTGAAAGTTGAGAGCTTCGATGATGCCATTGAGCGAATGAACGACTCTCCATACGGACTGCAGTTTTCTGTTTTTACAAATGATCTGAATCTGGCAAACCGTGCCATTGATGAACTTGATGCCGGTGGCATTGTCATCAACGATATGCCGACGCTACGTTTTGACATTCAGCCTTATGGAGGCGTGAAACTCTCGGGTGTCGGGCGTGAGGGACCGAAGTTTGCCATTGAAGAGATGACGGAGATAAAATCAGTTGTCATCTGCTAA
- a CDS encoding YeeE/YedE thiosulfate transporter family protein, with protein MSIGEYFDFVLTRTEAMYNIVQNEGHGSFAIVFIIGIIFGGIIQYTRVDKFEKIAGFAMLKDTTIPKMLFLAIGITSIGLFFEIKMGYAAYHIKPMILSGLIVGGILFGISMAILGKCPGTGPVSIAEGRIDVLVGAIGGIFGGYVFTKYYDTIFKPLMGTNFGKESLANVSGAFAPYFVLIFGVALIVIAIKIPHMELLDEADLSLLDADERPDANSSEEIELIK; from the coding sequence ATGAGTATAGGTGAATATTTTGATTTTGTGTTGACACGTACAGAAGCGATGTACAATATTGTACAAAATGAGGGGCACGGTTCCTTTGCTATTGTTTTTATCATAGGAATTATCTTTGGTGGTATTATTCAGTACACGCGTGTAGATAAGTTTGAAAAAATTGCCGGCTTTGCAATGCTCAAAGACACGACCATTCCAAAAATGCTCTTTTTAGCGATAGGTATCACCAGTATAGGGCTCTTTTTTGAGATAAAGATGGGTTATGCTGCGTATCATATTAAGCCGATGATCCTCTCTGGTCTGATTGTCGGAGGTATTCTTTTTGGGATATCTATGGCAATACTTGGAAAATGTCCTGGAACGGGTCCTGTCTCTATAGCCGAAGGAAGAATTGATGTTCTTGTCGGTGCAATTGGCGGAATTTTTGGCGGATATGTCTTTACAAAATATTATGATACTATCTTTAAACCATTGATGGGTACAAATTTCGGTAAAGAGTCTTTAGCCAACGTGAGTGGTGCTTTTGCTCCCTATTTTGTTTTGATTTTTGGAGTGGCGCTTATCGTTATAGCGATTAAAATTCCACATATGGAACTGCTCGATGAAGCGGATCTTTCACTATTGGACGCTGATGAGAGACCAGATGCCAATTCTTCAGAAGAAATTGAACTAATTAAATGA
- a CDS encoding YeeE/YedE thiosulfate transporter family protein, whose protein sequence is MRRRLSWWMGGILMSLLLLYTFASFGAGRPLGASTYVPYYAGILFAMNPEHYTYLQEIEKPGAWEGVMLLGSLVGGFITSVFITKSFRFSIMPTGWKVYKNSSVISRLIWSFVAGFFLIIGARLAGGCTSGHFLSGMSQTAFSSMIFGGVVLVSLIITGKLFYKSGDSK, encoded by the coding sequence ATGAGAAGAAGATTATCCTGGTGGATGGGCGGTATTTTAATGTCGCTTTTACTCCTCTACACGTTTGCAAGTTTTGGTGCAGGCAGACCCCTTGGAGCATCGACATATGTACCGTATTATGCGGGGATTCTTTTTGCTATGAATCCAGAGCATTATACGTACCTTCAAGAGATTGAAAAGCCCGGTGCATGGGAAGGTGTGATGCTTTTAGGTTCACTTGTGGGCGGTTTTATCACTTCTGTGTTCATTACGAAATCATTTCGTTTCAGTATCATGCCTACGGGTTGGAAAGTATATAAAAACAGTTCTGTCATCTCTCGTCTTATCTGGAGTTTTGTAGCAGGTTTTTTTCTTATCATAGGTGCGAGACTTGCCGGCGGCTGTACATCGGGACATTTTTTATCAGGTATGAGTCAGACAGCATTTAGCAGCATGATTTTTGGCGGTGTCGTTCTTGTCTCTTTAATTATTACAGGAAAACTGTTTTACAAATCAGGAGATTCAAAATGA
- a CDS encoding thioredoxin family protein: MKKLLLILILITTLFGYETDNWIHDYSKGLKLAQKEQKNIYLFIGADACKFCKIFKEKTLSQKSVMERLHKDYILIYLSRDRHFIPDKFQRYGAPRHYFLDQNGKILFETFGVLEPAGFFTILDEADLNSEN; this comes from the coding sequence ATGAAAAAACTATTATTGATACTTATTTTAATAACGACACTTTTCGGATATGAAACGGATAATTGGATTCATGACTATTCAAAAGGCCTCAAGCTCGCACAAAAAGAGCAGAAGAACATCTACCTTTTCATTGGTGCCGATGCCTGTAAATTTTGTAAGATCTTTAAAGAGAAGACACTTTCACAAAAGAGTGTTATGGAAAGACTCCACAAAGACTATATCCTCATCTATCTCTCACGCGACCGTCATTTCATCCCGGATAAATTTCAAAGATATGGCGCACCAAGGCACTACTTTTTAGATCAAAACGGAAAAATTCTCTTTGAAACTTTTGGAGTACTCGAGCCGGCAGGTTTTTTCACAATTCTCGATGAAGCGGATCTAAACAGCGAAAATTAG
- a CDS encoding FAD-binding protein — protein MLKKNCINDVTTLNPVKVAGVLYPQSIEEIQDIVKNYKSISVGGGHYSMGGQTACKNSVHVDMREYNKILHLDTEKKEITVNAGITWKEIQKEIDKYDLSISIMQTYSNFTVGGSLSVNVHGRYIGAGPLALSIKEFRFIDVNAEEQKASREKNREYFEMLVGGYGSIGIVTDITLCLAENVNVKQINKKMRVSEYLQNLDFITKDEKSVFHNADIYPPHYNKVNSVTWVKTEDAVTQKKRIQDVRKFYPLEMYALWAISSTPFGPLRREYLYDKVIFAKPRVYKRNYEASYDVAELEPLSRKNSTYVLQEYFIPKENAESFIQKIAKVFVAYNANILNISIRHSIANTDSLLSWSRSEVLAFVVYYKQGTSQKEKDAVAVWTRKAIDAAISEGGTYYLPYQPHATKEQLLQAYPNFEVFAKKKKEFDPEYKFRNSLFEKYIYQENTYDPKNFYDILHKDEYKDKLYDFLLYVFRSDEKRVFHSTLQGLEKYEDSDEIYNYIQKECQLSAKILLSPSSTVNIIKQLLIQNKMIKEQTKELLGHDIYDALFIEPTDIKKPSKFYSKTIPLDIDKLLGNFPVKATKEFYIKEGESLIELLQGIDENSLDLITVYGGLHHIEKEKRLQIHKLIYKRLRNNGVFILREHDVCDDDMFKFVSLIHAVFNAVTGESLKNERSEVREFESIETIVDDIEMAGFKDSGKRLKQYGDPSENILLAFEKKSS, from the coding sequence ATGTTGAAAAAAAATTGCATCAATGATGTTACAACTCTTAACCCTGTAAAAGTGGCAGGTGTTTTATACCCTCAAAGTATTGAAGAAATTCAAGATATTGTAAAAAATTACAAAAGTATATCTGTAGGCGGCGGCCATTACAGCATGGGTGGGCAGACAGCATGCAAAAATTCTGTTCATGTTGATATGCGAGAATATAATAAAATTCTTCATCTTGATACGGAAAAAAAAGAGATAACAGTCAATGCTGGAATAACATGGAAAGAGATACAAAAAGAGATAGACAAATATGATCTCTCTATATCAATAATGCAAACGTATTCCAACTTTACAGTGGGCGGCAGTTTAAGTGTCAATGTTCATGGACGTTATATTGGAGCAGGTCCATTGGCACTTTCTATCAAAGAGTTTAGATTCATAGATGTGAATGCTGAAGAACAGAAAGCCAGCAGAGAGAAAAACAGAGAATACTTTGAAATGTTAGTCGGAGGTTATGGAAGCATCGGTATTGTAACTGATATAACACTTTGTTTGGCAGAAAATGTCAATGTCAAGCAAATAAATAAGAAAATGCGAGTCAGCGAGTATTTGCAAAATTTAGATTTCATAACAAAAGATGAGAAGTCTGTTTTTCATAATGCAGATATTTACCCACCGCATTATAATAAAGTGAATTCTGTTACATGGGTTAAAACTGAAGATGCTGTAACGCAAAAAAAACGCATTCAGGATGTGAGAAAATTCTATCCATTGGAAATGTATGCTCTGTGGGCAATATCATCAACTCCATTCGGGCCACTCAGAAGAGAGTACTTATATGACAAAGTTATTTTTGCAAAGCCGAGGGTATATAAGCGAAATTATGAAGCAAGCTATGATGTGGCCGAGTTGGAACCATTAAGTAGAAAAAACTCTACGTATGTGTTGCAAGAATATTTTATTCCAAAAGAGAATGCAGAATCATTTATACAAAAAATCGCAAAAGTATTTGTTGCATATAATGCTAATATTTTAAATATTTCCATTCGTCATTCAATTGCCAATACGGATTCATTACTGAGTTGGAGCAGGAGTGAGGTATTGGCTTTTGTCGTCTATTATAAACAAGGAACATCTCAAAAAGAAAAAGATGCAGTGGCTGTGTGGACACGAAAAGCCATTGATGCGGCTATAAGTGAAGGAGGAACTTATTATCTTCCATATCAACCACATGCTACAAAGGAGCAATTGCTTCAGGCATATCCTAATTTTGAAGTTTTTGCTAAAAAGAAAAAAGAATTTGATCCTGAATACAAATTTAGAAATTCTCTGTTTGAGAAGTATATTTATCAAGAGAATACATATGACCCTAAAAACTTCTATGATATTTTACACAAAGACGAATATAAAGATAAGTTGTATGACTTCTTGCTCTATGTATTTAGAAGTGATGAAAAGAGAGTCTTTCATTCAACGCTGCAAGGGCTTGAAAAATATGAAGATAGTGATGAAATATATAACTATATTCAAAAAGAGTGTCAACTTTCGGCAAAAATATTGTTAAGTCCATCTTCGACTGTAAATATAATAAAACAACTTTTGATCCAGAATAAAATGATAAAAGAGCAGACAAAAGAATTGTTGGGTCATGATATATATGATGCGCTGTTCATTGAACCGACAGATATAAAAAAACCAAGCAAATTTTATAGTAAAACTATTCCGTTAGATATAGACAAATTACTCGGAAATTTTCCTGTAAAAGCTACAAAAGAGTTTTATATTAAAGAAGGTGAAAGTCTAATTGAACTGTTGCAGGGTATTGATGAGAATAGTTTGGATTTGATTACTGTGTATGGCGGACTGCATCATATTGAAAAAGAAAAACGTTTGCAAATACATAAACTGATTTATAAACGACTGAGAAACAACGGTGTATTTATATTAAGAGAGCATGATGTTTGTGATGATGACATGTTTAAGTTCGTTTCATTGATTCATGCAGTTTTCAATGCAGTTACAGGGGAAAGTCTGAAGAATGAAAGGTCTGAAGTGCGAGAGTTCGAATCGATTGAGACCATAGTTGATGATATTGAGATGGCAGGTTTTAAAGATAGCGGTAAAAGATTGAAACAGTATGGTGATCCAAGTGAAAATATTTTGCTTGCTTTTGAAAAAAAGAGCAGCTGA
- a CDS encoding YraN family protein, with protein sequence MSRAKGNKAEDTAVQYLLEHGYSIIERNFYSHFGEVDIIAKKDAVVHFIEVKSGEDYELAIQNITPTKLARIIKTAHVYMKKNALDIDFMLDGLIVTPNNIEIVENITF encoded by the coding sequence ATGAGCAGAGCAAAAGGTAACAAAGCAGAAGATACGGCGGTACAATATCTGTTAGAACATGGCTACAGCATCATAGAGAGAAATTTTTATTCCCACTTTGGTGAGGTGGATATCATTGCAAAAAAAGATGCAGTTGTTCATTTCATCGAGGTAAAAAGCGGTGAAGATTATGAGCTCGCTATTCAAAACATTACACCCACAAAACTTGCACGCATTATTAAAACAGCGCATGTATATATGAAAAAAAATGCTTTAGATATTGATTTCATGCTTGATGGACTTATTGTTACACCGAATAATATCGAAATAGTAGAGAATATTACATTTTAG
- a CDS encoding DUF6394 family protein, protein MNMHKIVSGFFFILAMTINFGFFYGNPEVLIDHSAYELFAAIVVNLIATVLKLGDKTQLGAVLLATSLVADIQLIASATVWTIAYYVYHDMGPEATTAIVSLSGGALLANIVSVILFISDTVKSKR, encoded by the coding sequence ATGAATATGCACAAAATAGTTTCCGGATTTTTCTTTATCCTTGCCATGACCATAAACTTCGGCTTTTTTTATGGAAATCCGGAAGTATTGATTGACCACAGTGCCTATGAGCTTTTTGCAGCGATCGTCGTCAACCTGATTGCAACCGTTTTAAAACTCGGCGACAAGACACAGCTCGGTGCTGTACTGCTTGCAACGAGTCTTGTGGCAGATATCCAGCTTATCGCTTCTGCAACGGTTTGGACGATTGCCTACTATGTTTATCACGACATGGGTCCCGAAGCAACAACGGCCATTGTCTCACTCTCAGGTGGTGCCCTTTTAGCAAACATTGTCTCGGTTATTCTCTTTATCAGCGATACAGTAAAATCTAAAAGATAA
- a CDS encoding NAD-binding protein, with amino-acid sequence MNDQIFWIVLKRLRIPFLVIIVTFAISILGLTLIDGVDDQGHVYHMTFFDAFYFVSYMASTIGFGEAPYTFTYSQRIWVSGIIYLTVIGWFYAIGSIVALIQDEALRKAVQRNRFNKQVRSLTEPFYIMLGYNSVIKNIINRIHANDYRFVVLDKDKAKIDALMLENFYPHVPAIDGDVTNQQMLKLAGIHRKNCVGIISLFRDDTKNTQIATVCKLLNKKIDIIVKGSSPQHLEHFKSMNLKHIQDPFNTISKRIYYSITAPHIWLLEMWAYGHSLNLRKRDLFPKGKYIICGYGRMGQALEIGLKKANIEYVTYKIDSKTYQKEKGTTLFGDEEDTQKLLDLGISDAACIIAATKDDLLNLTILNKAKKLNPEIFTVARENAIEELTMFQAAKINKIYVLEKILADTTYTLLSKPLLDAFVHEVRKRDEAWGEIIVNMLNNIIGGTPDYFEIAVNKEETYALALELEKGKKITLANLRRSRENREELLPIVFLLLKRKGEIFLIPDSQMNIELDDQLLIVADNENREDFEYIINNIYELDYILEIERPKLFGLF; translated from the coding sequence ATGAATGATCAAATTTTCTGGATTGTTCTTAAACGATTAAGAATACCTTTTCTTGTCATCATTGTCACCTTTGCCATATCTATCTTGGGACTCACGCTTATAGACGGCGTTGATGACCAGGGACATGTTTACCACATGACCTTTTTCGATGCTTTTTATTTTGTCAGCTATATGGCCAGTACCATCGGTTTCGGTGAAGCACCCTACACCTTCACCTACTCTCAACGTATCTGGGTCAGCGGCATCATTTACCTTACGGTTATCGGCTGGTTCTATGCCATCGGTTCTATTGTTGCACTTATTCAGGATGAAGCACTCAGAAAAGCGGTGCAAAGAAATCGTTTCAACAAACAGGTTCGCAGTCTGACCGAACCTTTTTACATCATGCTCGGTTACAACAGTGTCATCAAAAACATCATCAACCGAATCCATGCCAACGATTACCGTTTTGTCGTTTTAGACAAAGACAAAGCAAAGATCGATGCACTAATGTTAGAGAATTTCTACCCTCATGTGCCGGCGATAGACGGCGATGTAACAAATCAGCAAATGCTCAAACTTGCCGGAATCCATAGAAAAAACTGTGTCGGCATTATCTCTCTCTTTCGAGATGATACAAAGAACACACAGATAGCAACGGTCTGTAAACTGCTCAACAAAAAGATTGACATCATTGTAAAAGGGAGTTCACCACAGCACCTTGAACACTTCAAATCGATGAATCTCAAACATATTCAAGACCCCTTCAATACTATCTCAAAGAGAATTTACTACAGTATTACCGCCCCGCATATCTGGCTTTTGGAGATGTGGGCATACGGGCACAGTCTCAATCTTCGAAAACGCGACCTCTTTCCAAAAGGAAAATATATCATTTGCGGTTACGGACGAATGGGACAGGCACTTGAGATCGGTCTGAAAAAAGCAAATATAGAATATGTCACCTATAAAATAGATTCAAAAACATACCAAAAAGAAAAAGGAACGACACTCTTTGGTGATGAAGAAGATACACAAAAACTTCTCGACCTTGGCATCAGCGATGCGGCCTGCATCATCGCTGCAACAAAAGATGACCTGCTCAATCTCACCATCTTGAACAAAGCGAAAAAACTCAATCCTGAGATCTTCACCGTAGCACGTGAAAATGCCATTGAAGAGCTTACAATGTTCCAGGCAGCTAAGATAAATAAGATCTATGTTCTTGAGAAGATTTTGGCCGATACAACCTATACTCTGCTTTCAAAGCCGCTTCTTGATGCCTTTGTACATGAAGTTCGTAAGAGGGATGAAGCATGGGGCGAGATCATCGTAAATATGCTCAACAATATCATAGGCGGTACTCCGGACTATTTTGAGATTGCAGTAAATAAAGAAGAAACGTATGCGCTCGCACTCGAACTGGAAAAAGGAAAAAAAATAACACTGGCAAATCTTCGACGTTCACGTGAGAATAGAGAAGAGCTGCTGCCTATTGTCTTTTTACTTTTAAAACGAAAAGGTGAAATCTTTTTAATTCCCGATTCACAAATGAACATAGAACTTGACGATCAGCTACTCATCGTTGCCGATAATGAAAACAGAGAAGACTTTGAGTACATCATCAACAACATTTATGAACTTGACTATATTTTAGAGATTGAAAGGCCCAAACTTTTTGGGCTCTTTTAG
- a CDS encoding molybdopterin oxidoreductase family protein: MENIETIDSVCTYCGVGCDIAAHIDTKENKIKKVFAHPDGVVSQGKLCIKGKYGYDFVDAEDRLRVPRIRKSFLEKNPDIKEAVASALVDFDDTWYECDLDAATTACAMKLGEIQKEYGRKSVASIGGARTSCESSYLFQKFTRHTLNSPHVDNCARVCHSPSLKGMRATIGEGAATNPYNDIYNVDFMIVIGSNTTEAHPIIANRILDVAREKDNLAVFDVREIKLHRFAKYKAIMPHEANLLILNMLAYVIIDEELYDESFIEDRTKGFAEFKEKILNDPYANPDYFNEIEGYEYLSKMVRKVAREYALKKSMIFWGLGITEHLDGSYAVMAITHLALMTGNIGKEGAGLMPLRGQNNVQGTCDMGMLPYYDPDYQEPKEVGLMTPELVDEMLEGRLKAVLNIGEDLTHIHPNLNKIDRAFEELELLFVQELFMTDVASRADIVVGVKSAYEKTGVYVNAMRRLHLSQPLVKSDLPDDWEVLQILDNKMGGSADYKSSKDVWSEVQRVAYRRFSGADYHRLEKHRKRGLQWPVHTEDTPILHQLDFRTEDGYGYFKYKQYELRGMIKEIIEKNLKGYHLTTGRTLAHYNNAAQTKRSQKLNDRYDEDILLVCEDDAADFTSEKVILKSAYGETNPLTVKITDKVQPKTLFATFHHAKSRINALFGDARDELILTAAFKTIKVEVINC; this comes from the coding sequence ATGGAAAATATAGAAACGATAGACAGCGTATGTACCTACTGTGGAGTGGGATGTGATATAGCGGCACATATCGATACAAAAGAGAATAAGATAAAAAAAGTATTTGCGCATCCTGACGGTGTGGTAAGTCAGGGAAAACTTTGTATAAAAGGGAAATACGGCTATGATTTCGTTGATGCTGAGGATAGACTTCGAGTGCCTCGTATTCGTAAAAGTTTCTTAGAAAAAAATCCTGATATAAAAGAAGCGGTCGCTTCGGCTCTTGTTGATTTTGATGATACCTGGTACGAGTGTGATCTCGATGCGGCTACGACTGCATGTGCGATGAAACTGGGAGAGATTCAAAAAGAGTATGGTCGTAAATCTGTCGCTTCCATCGGAGGTGCGCGTACCTCTTGTGAGTCTTCTTATTTGTTTCAAAAATTTACCCGTCATACTCTTAACTCTCCTCACGTAGATAACTGTGCGCGTGTTTGCCACTCACCTTCACTCAAAGGGATGCGCGCAACTATTGGTGAAGGGGCGGCAACGAATCCGTACAATGATATCTATAATGTTGATTTTATGATCGTTATCGGTTCAAATACTACCGAAGCGCACCCTATCATCGCAAACCGTATCTTGGATGTTGCTCGGGAAAAAGACAACCTGGCTGTTTTTGATGTGCGTGAGATAAAACTGCATCGTTTTGCAAAATACAAAGCGATCATGCCGCATGAGGCAAATCTTCTTATCTTGAATATGCTCGCTTACGTTATTATTGACGAAGAGTTATATGATGAGAGTTTTATCGAAGACAGAACAAAAGGTTTTGCTGAATTTAAAGAGAAGATACTGAACGACCCGTATGCAAATCCTGACTATTTTAACGAAATAGAGGGGTATGAATATCTTTCAAAAATGGTGCGCAAGGTTGCACGTGAGTATGCACTTAAAAAATCGATGATCTTTTGGGGACTTGGCATTACGGAACATCTTGACGGCTCATATGCCGTTATGGCCATTACACACTTGGCACTGATGACTGGAAATATTGGAAAAGAGGGTGCTGGACTGATGCCGCTTCGTGGACAGAACAATGTTCAGGGAACTTGTGACATGGGAATGCTTCCGTATTACGATCCTGATTATCAAGAGCCAAAAGAGGTGGGACTTATGACTCCTGAACTTGTCGATGAAATGCTTGAAGGACGCCTTAAAGCAGTACTTAATATTGGTGAGGACCTCACGCATATTCATCCGAATCTCAATAAAATAGACCGTGCTTTTGAGGAGTTGGAGCTGCTGTTTGTACAGGAGCTGTTTATGACCGATGTAGCGAGCCGTGCGGATATTGTTGTGGGCGTTAAGTCCGCTTATGAAAAGACGGGTGTCTATGTCAATGCAATGCGTCGTCTGCACCTTTCTCAACCGCTTGTCAAATCAGACCTGCCGGATGACTGGGAAGTGCTGCAGATACTAGATAATAAAATGGGCGGGAGTGCTGATTATAAATCGAGCAAAGATGTCTGGAGTGAAGTGCAGCGCGTCGCATACAGACGTTTCAGCGGTGCAGATTATCATCGGCTTGAAAAACATAGAAAACGTGGACTGCAGTGGCCTGTTCATACCGAAGATACACCGATTTTACATCAGTTGGATTTTAGAACGGAAGATGGTTACGGGTACTTTAAATACAAACAGTATGAACTGCGCGGTATGATAAAAGAGATTATAGAGAAAAATCTCAAAGGTTATCACTTGACAACGGGACGCACACTTGCACATTATAATAATGCTGCACAAACAAAACGCTCCCAAAAGCTCAATGACAGATATGATGAAGATATTTTACTTGTATGTGAAGATGATGCAGCTGATTTTACGAGTGAAAAAGTCATACTCAAATCAGCCTACGGAGAGACAAATCCCCTTACAGTAAAAATCACTGATAAGGTGCAGCCAAAGACGCTCTTTGCAACTTTCCATCATGCAAAAAGTAGAATTAATGCTCTCTTTGGGGATGCTAGAGATGAGCTTATTTTAACGGCTGCGTTTAAAACGATAAAAGTAGAAGTTATAAACTGCTAA